A single genomic interval of Chloracidobacterium validum harbors:
- a CDS encoding ParA family protein: MPKTLAVVSLKGGVGKTTTCTNLAAYVAAMGVPTLLVDLDVQNGVRFGVGLDGYRGVTLEDILLGRHHPAEALVMTNRAELAVVLSGHFTSDQSLSAYEQAFEQDVTWLARCLPHIELPDFSPQLILLDTPAGLGAITTSALVAADGLIVPIQCEPLSLRTLPPMLRRVLEIKARYNPKLSVEGILLTMYDERQAASADVVRQVRESFPNGLVFDTVIPRHEELSVSFAVGTPAVTLKARASGAQAYIQLGREVIMRLPEEVSYPVPG; encoded by the coding sequence ATGCCGAAGACCCTGGCCGTTGTGAGTCTCAAAGGAGGCGTTGGGAAAACGACGACCTGTACGAATCTGGCTGCCTATGTCGCCGCCATGGGCGTTCCAACCTTGCTCGTGGACCTCGACGTGCAAAATGGCGTGCGCTTCGGGGTTGGGTTGGATGGCTACCGTGGCGTGACCCTGGAAGATATTCTGCTCGGCAGACACCATCCGGCCGAGGCGCTGGTCATGACCAATCGGGCTGAGCTGGCGGTCGTGCTCTCCGGGCATTTCACCAGCGACCAGTCACTCAGCGCTTACGAGCAGGCCTTTGAACAAGATGTCACGTGGCTGGCCCGCTGCCTGCCGCATATCGAACTACCGGATTTCTCCCCCCAGCTCATCCTGCTGGATACGCCGGCCGGCCTCGGCGCAATTACCACCAGCGCCCTGGTGGCCGCGGATGGCCTGATTGTACCCATCCAGTGCGAGCCGTTGAGTTTGCGGACGCTGCCCCCGATGCTCCGGCGCGTGCTTGAAATCAAGGCGCGCTACAACCCCAAGCTGAGTGTCGAGGGGATTTTGCTCACGATGTACGATGAACGCCAAGCCGCATCGGCCGATGTCGTGCGGCAGGTGCGCGAATCGTTCCCCAACGGACTGGTTTTTGACACCGTCATCCCCCGTCATGAGGAGTTGTCGGTGTCGTTTGCGGTTGGCACGCCGGCCGTGACGCTCAAAGCGCGTGCCTCCGGCGCGCAGGCTTACATTCAACTTGGACGGGAAGTCATCATGCGGCTCCCGGAAGAAGTCAGCTATCCGGTGCCCGGTTAG